The Corvus hawaiiensis isolate bCorHaw1 chromosome 1, bCorHaw1.pri.cur, whole genome shotgun sequence genomic sequence CGGTGCTTATCTCGGCCGAGAAATCCCGCTCCGGCCCTGATTTATGGCTGGCTGCGAGGGACTCCAGCGGCACGGCGCAATTACGGAGCATTTAGAGCAGGGGTGGGGCAGCGCTCGGGTACGGCTCCCCCAGCACGGCTGGAAGAGTTGGGGTAGCCAGATGGACGCTTCAGCTCAGGGATGCTCCCTGGGGCTGCACAGGGACCACCAGGTTTCTCCAGGTGGGTGAGACATGGCACCGGCGTGTGCACAGTGAGGCTCAGGGGACGACGGGGGTGGAAGAGTGCTCGGCCCCAAATAGGAGCATGTGctggctggggacaccctgggaagGTCCCAGAGCCTAAAGGATGGCACAGGGGATGGGCAGGACCCTGCCTCCAAGGACCAAGCCCAGGCAGGAGGGTGGGAGCATCCTGGAGGATCCCAGGGATCACCgtgagcagggagaaggaggcCAGGGGCTGGCAGCATCCACCTTTCTCAAAGTGTGGGGACAAGGGGTGGCAGTGGGGACCGGGGTACCCCAGAGGGAACGTGCTGGCCACTGAGAACCACAGCAGGTTCAGGATCACATCCCTGGAAGCCAGACCCACCCCGTGGGGTGCCCAGAGACAACACTGAACCACAGCCTCCCAGGGAAGATCACAGGAGGGCtgatgcagctcctggagcagctcagggatgtttaccaggaaaagcaggagcgCCCGGCAGCTCTTCCTGCGTGTGCTGAACTTTACAGAGCGCAGCCGTGCCCCAGCATAGGAACAAcctgggagcaggctgggaagAGCCGCGGGAGCAGCCGTGGGATGCGGAGCAGCTGCTGTTCagtgttttattaaaacaaaagtgAAGACCCAGCACCCGCCTCACCCAGGCTCAGTTCTCTCACCGGGAAACCGCCGCCGAAGGAAGCTCAAACAGCAGGAAATGAGTTTGAACGAGGCAGAGCCCAGGTCTCAGACTACTCCAGGGTGGATCAGACCCTTGCATCCAAAGCCAAAGGTGACCCACGAGTGATGGCCACAGAAACAGAGGGCAAGAGGGAGGAGCAGCCAGCTTGAACACTCGATCCATGTGAATGAGGTGCTGTCCTCCCCCTCGCTGATTTAACAGGTTTCCATTAAATCAACATGAAAGAGGGGAAATCCCAAGTGTAAATTTGGATTAAAAGGGCTGAGCTATGAGGAATCACCCAAGGGACAGTGGAGGTGGTGACAGGTACTGAGAAGCcacccagccccagggagaAGATTGTCCTGGAAGACATTAAAGTGAGATTATACCCGATTAAAGTGAAATTGTACCCGATTAAAGTGAAATTGTGCTTGATTAAAGTGAGATTGTTCGAAATTAAAGTGCCTCAACTCATTGAAATCCCACAACAGAGACCCACATGGGGACAAGGGCCTCATCCCACAGGCACGACTGGTGGATGAGAACCTGAGCAGGGAGAACGTGCCTGAAAAAACCTCTGGCTGTGTTCACCTTGGGAAGTGTGCAAGGAGATGCCTCATGCCGCTGTCTGCATTCAGCTGGCAAAGCTCATTAACAGAGGTGGCCTTTCACTGCCCTTTTCAAACTGGGAAATTCAGGCCCCTTCCCTGACTAAGAGAAAAGGTGAATTAAGAGATGAAATgccggaggaggaggaacaccAGCCCTCCGAGCCCAGCAACAGCCGTGCCCACTGCCAGCCGTGCCCAGAGGAAATCCAGGGAATCCTCGAGGCGGGCGTGCAGCTGCAGGACCTGCCGGCGCGTGCTCTCCCAGTCCCCGGAGTTGTCGATGACGTGCGTTGCCCACTTGCGCTTCTCGTCCaggggcagctgggagctgatccGAGCCTCGGCCTCAGCCGTGCCCAAGCCGCTCCTCTTCATCAGCCGCGCCAGCTGCGTCAGGGGGTCACTGCCGGGCAGAGCACGGGGCTGAGCTAGGGGTGGGAGGGAACGGGGGATCTGCCTTCCTCGGGCACCAGGGGGAATCACTGGGATAAAATGGGAATGAGAGAGGTGCCCCCTGTCATTTCTGACACAGTCAGCCTGCACTTGGATCAGCAGAGCCGCCgctgcctgggctgtgctcagcGTTCCCACAGCCTGTAACAGtgccccaaatcctgccctgaTGGAGCATGGGTTGTGGAAGGCCGAAAGGCAGCAATCTCCCTTCTATGATGGTGCCAGGTTCCAGGCAAAGCTCAGGAAGGCCCTCATGCACTATAAAGGCAGTGTTGCTTCTCACAGTGGGGTTCACACCAGGGCTGTGGCTGAACCTTCACCAGAGTGGAGGCACATGATGGTCCCCTCTGAGAGAGGTGGCATTGTCCCTGTCCTCATGGCTCCCAGAGCACTTACCAATAAACCAGCACCGTGTATTTCATAAACCTGGTCAATCCGTGGGTCTCAAAGAGCAGAGGGATGTCGAGGATCACATAGCGGTAGCCTGTGGAAATGGCAACATTCCCCAAAAAAGGGAACACTGTTAACCCCCATTCCCAAATTCCTCATGCTGCACACACACCATGGctaggaaaagcaaagcaagcaggAGCTCTACAGCTCCATGATTACAGCcgagcagagcagagcccgCTGGCCCTTCTCCCTCTCATAGGGAGGAAATGGTTTCATTCCAagtttccagaggaaaaaaaaaccaaccctaaccTGGCTGCTCTCAGACCAAAGGTGAAACTGCAGAAATATAATGAGGAGCTGAAACGAGGAGCTGAAATGAGGAACAGCAGTGCCTGGCTggcaagagcagcagctgcgCGCCGTGCCGGCCTCTCCCGGGAAGCAGTGCCCACAGCAGGATCTGCTTTCCACTCCTTCTCTTGTCCAAGACTTTACCAGGCTGCAGCCATCTGAGCCAACATTTCCCAGCTCAGCTTTCCTCCCTTCATAAAAAGCTTTGGCTAAACAGCTCCATTTTATCAAGGGGAGCAAGGAAACCCTTGCAGACCTCCCGCAGCTGTGACACTGAAACATGGGGGAGcctccaggcacagcccaggggctgAACCCTCACCAAAACTGGCTGAGTTTGGTTTAAAACCTCTGTGATCACAGGGAGCAAAGCTTGTCACAGTCAATCACTGTCCCCCTGGTtctccctgtgcctctgcccttggCCAGTGTTTGGCGAGGTGGGAGATGCCCTGCTGAGcctgggggaaaggaaaagggcaggagaaaGCTCCAAGTCAGGACTTCATTCCCCTGCATGGTCCCAGCCAAGGGGACATCTCCAGGTTTGTTGGTGTCCCCTCTTTAtgacccccccccaaaaccgagctgcccacagcaagcaATGCCTCGACAAAGACATCATCATCCAAGGAGCCACCATTCCACCAGCATCTCCGCCCTGAGAGGCTTCTCGCTGCCCTCTGATTTGATCGATCAGAGCTTTCCTTACACAGCGATCCTCAGAGACAACATCCAGCTATCCCAAATCATTAAATCCTGACTAATGAGGACAAAGCAGCCTGCTGAAGCCACACAGCGCTCTCGCCGAAGGCCAGGACAGCATCCGCCTCCTGAGCCCACAGCCCCGAGTTCAAGACTCCATCTCTGGCTCCTGGCATTCCTGCCTGTTGCTTCCTTTGTGCTTCCTCACCCCGCAGCAGAGCTCGGCCCCGCGGTGCCCCAGCCTGTTCAGCTCTCACAGGCCTCAGCTCTGATAAGCACCACGAATCCAGACTGACTCCATTAAGGCATCCGTCTGTCTACATGGAGACCTCTGGAACAGCTGGTGATCTTATCTGGCATTTCCCCAGCCCGGCCTGACAGCTGCATTTGTTCCATTTATCAGGGGGAACACGGGACTTTGGAAGCCACAGCTGTCAGCCCATTCCTCACCTTATCGACACTCAAAGGGCTCCACAGCTTCCACTgaagctggagcaggctgggggcagggagggatatTTGGCCATTTCAGGAGTGTGACATTATCTGGTGGGTAATCTCAGCAAAGCTGCTCCCAGGCCCTACAGATACACTTTAAACCACAGAGGAAAGCGGTGAAGGGCAGCAGTGAAAGGCAGGAGTGAATCAGGAATGAATCCTCCAAACAGACGCCAAAGGCCACCGGAGGCAGAGCACAAAGGCTGTCACTCAAtgtcccttccctttctctgttttccctgtTCCTCTCCCCACATTCAAACTAAAGGTAGAGGGATCAGGGATGGCTCCTGCCCAAGCAGGAGTCCTGGCAGGCCGGACATGACCTCTTACCAAGCACAAAGTACTTCAGGACCTGCTTCAGCATCTCTTTCAGGATCTCAGGGTGGGTGATGGAGTTCAGCAGCCTCCGTTTCTCCGGCTGAGAGAAGATAATGTTTCCGAGAGCCTCACGATTTATCTCGCCATTCTCCAGGAGGATCTCGGTGCCAAAGTGCTGCAGGATCTGCTGATGGGCCTTGGAGTGGGGCTGCACCACTGAGAACATCAAACAGCCGGGGGTGAGAGCCGGTTTTACAGCACAGTCGGTGTTTGCATCAGCAATCGCCCTCAGATGGGGTTTGCTCATTAACTGACGGAGCTGATGCTCCCCGTGGCAGCACATCTGCCTCCAGCTCATCTGTCCTGGCACCACAGCTGCACggcctggcagctcctgccagaacagccctgccagcccaaGGTCCCTTTGAGGGCTGACACCTGGGAGATCGAAGTCCTGCAGACATTAATTCAGCACCACAACGCTCCCGGCACATGCTGCTGCTCGGGGTGACAAgtcagcagggcaggcaggaggacACAGTGATGGCCACACGCCAAGGCAGGGGCAGGAACTGGGCTCAGACAATTCCCGCCAGGGATTGAGCAGGGAGATCCTAAAGGGATCAGGACCAGCTGAAACTTCAGCACTTTGTGGATACTCACTGCTGCAActtggctctggctgctgctgaggtggATTTTTTTACTGTCTTTCACGTCAGTCACTAAATTCTTCAGGAAAATGAATACAAAAACCTTCTAAAAGCTCAATCCCCAATCAGCCCTTGCAGGGGCTCTGATGTTACAGGAGTGTATAACTTTaaagccaccaaaaaaaaatccccaacaaaaGGGATGAAGCAATAAAACCATAATTAAGCTCCAGCTGAGGGTAACCACAGCGAAGGACAGACCGCAGATAATCATCTCTCCCAAATCCAGGAACATTGCCACAGGTTGTAACCTCAGGCCAACCTCATAaaagtctttaagaccaattttttttctcccatggaATATCACATGGAGGCAGTTTCAGGATGGGTGAAATCCATATAGTAAACAAACACATATAAAAAAGGAATTGGTGGAAAATAAAGTGATTGGCAGAAAAACTTCCACAGAGTATCTGTGGTGTTTTCCTACTGTCTCTGAGGGCTTTTAGCACCTCCAGCaaatttcctgcacctccaggGGAATTACAGTGCAATAAAACGTTAAAGCATCACAGCTTTGAGTGGCTACACAGTAAGTTCTTCACCAAACAGAAAAGCTCAGGCACCTCCAAATGTGCACCACTGCGCCATGACTCAGCCACAGACCCCAAACCTGCTGCATGCAGGATCCACAGCCctcagaatcccagactggttggGGAAAAAGagcatccagtcccacccccgccatggacagggacaccttccactatcccaggttgctccaagccccgtccaacctggccttggacatttccagggatccaggggcagccacagcttctctgggcaacctctgctCTCTTCGTTATCCTGGTGGGGTGAAGGGATTAACATCTCACAGGTAATCAGGGGAAACAAGGTGAGCTCCAGTCCTACTGAGGCAACAGAGCTGGGATCCTGGGTcctttctccagcctgagcAGCACATTTGGAGAGCAGCAAGAGGCAGGCGTgcactgcaggagcacagacCAAATTCCCCCTGGCCTGGGATCTCTggagcctctttttttttcctttttttgagcACAATGATTTTGTGGTCTGATCTCTCAGGATCAGCAGACAAACGACATCCAGCACAGAGGGGCTTTCTCTTTCAGCTGTGTTAGTGATCCCACCCAACGTAACTGAGTGACAGGATGGGTGTCCTGGGGCTCAGGGGGCATATGGGATTAGCCAAGGGATTCCACTTTACGGGGAACCACATTTATTTTTGCCCAGACTTGGCTTTCAAAGCTGGGAAGCATCACACTTCAGGGGAGGAAAACTCAGAGCACAATCTCCCCAGGGTGTTTATTAGGTCATgatcttcttcttttctttattaaaaatatatcctAGTTCCAATCCCGCCCCCGGGGCAGCTGCTCCGCAGCCTCGCGGACTGGGAAGCGGGAGGGAAACGCTTCTCCGATGTACCCAGAGCACCCTCTGCCGTCAGCGCTTCCCGGCAGCGATCCcggttgtcaggggaacctcGGGGAGCAGGATCGGCTCTGGAAAACTCACCCTGCCTGGCAATAACATCGGCATCGATCacggcacagcccagctcccgcAGCACGGCCACCACCGTGCTCTTCCCCGACGCGATCCCACCCGAGAGTCCCACCAGGAACATCGTGCTctggaagggaaagagaagagctggaaaacGCGCCAGGACAGGGCCATTTTG encodes the following:
- the DCAKD gene encoding dephospho-CoA kinase domain-containing protein isoform X1; the protein is MRAAPIGWERRPRFPQPIGARDTAARVKPGGGQRDAVLHSQPPCPVLPPAVLGCQRDGPLSLGTVRASTMFLVGLSGGIASGKSTVVAVLRELGCAVIDADVIARQVVQPHSKAHQQILQHFGTEILLENGEINREALGNIIFSQPEKRRLLNSITHPEILKEMLKQVLKYFVLGYRYVILDIPLLFETHGLTRFMKYTVLVYCDPLTQLARLMKRSGLGTAEAEARISSQLPLDEKRKWATHVIDNSGDWESTRRQVLQLHARLEDSLDFLWARLAVGTAVAGLGGLVFLLLRHFIS
- the DCAKD gene encoding dephospho-CoA kinase domain-containing protein isoform X2, which produces MFLVGLSGGIASGKSTVVAVLRELGCAVIDADVIARQVVQPHSKAHQQILQHFGTEILLENGEINREALGNIIFSQPEKRRLLNSITHPEILKEMLKQVLKYFVLGYRYVILDIPLLFETHGLTRFMKYTVLVYCDPLTQLARLMKRSGLGTAEAEARISSQLPLDEKRKWATHVIDNSGDWESTRRQVLQLHARLEDSLDFLWARLAVGTAVAGLGGLVFLLLRHFIS